From the genome of Capra hircus breed San Clemente chromosome 21, ASM170441v1, whole genome shotgun sequence:
TATCCTGGCCCCTTTTCTAGCAGTAGATTGCTACTCCTCACAGCTTCTTAGCCTGGGTATGGGAGGGAGAGCCGAGAGGGTACTGTTTCTTTGTTCTGATTAAGCCTCTTTCTCAGGCAGGCGCTGTGTCCCTGGATCTGAGGGGAGGGAGTGGCCTCCCCCAGCTGTAGTTCTGGGCTCAACACAtattcctgcccctcccccagagaAAAAGAGACTTAGTCCCTATGTTCCGCTCCCTCCCCATGCTTTACTGGAGAAAGGCCCTAAGACCAGTGGCGTGTGCTGCCCTGCTCTCTGCAGGTTCTTCCTTAGTACAAAAGTCTTTGAAGGACACTTTAGAATGCTGGCCAGTCTTTTTCTGAGTACCAGATCAGGTCCCACAGAGGGAGGGCTGTGTGTGCTCGAAGATTTCCCTTATGTCTGTGGCCCCCAGGGTCCTGTATTCTTTCCACCAATCTACATCCTTCCTTTACCAACTTGTTAACAATTTTAGCTGAAATCTTCTTAGTGGGGtccagctgaaagaaaaaaaagtgaaagtgcggtcgctcagtcatgtccaactcttcctgaccccatgggctgtagcctatcaggctcctctgtccacggcattttccaggcaatagtactagagtaggttgccacttccttctccaggggatcttccagacccagggatcgaacctggctctccccattgcaggcagacgctttactgtctgagccaccagggaagctctggtcTAGCTTAACcaattaaactcatgtccatacctCCTCAAAGACACCTGTCTTTCCTTCGACCTGGGGCTAGCCAGTTGCCTGTGACTTCAGCTCTTAGCCAGTTGCCTGCGGCTTCAGCTCTTGGACAGGTTAAAGGAAAGGTGTGAATCTGCACTTTGTCTAGCTTGTTGTTGTTATACAAGTGGGACAGCCCTTCTTAAATCCCTCAAAGAAACCAGAAGTCTCCATTCTTTTTTGCAAAAATAAGTACTGAAAATTGGTTGCTGCTTTGGCTACCAACTTTGTCCAGGCTATTTTGAGATGATGTCTATATGTTTCCAGGTTACCAGGGAATTCTCcatgtaagaacactggagtacgtagctgttcccttctccaggggatcttcctgatccagggatccaacccaggtctcctgcattgcaggcagattctttaccctctgagccaccagggaagcccccaaagtattagtcactcaatcgtgtctgactctttgcgaaccttgaactgtagctcaccaggttcctctgtccatggaattctccaggcaagaatactggagtaggtagccattcccttctgcaggggttAAAAGATAGGAGCGTGCCTTTTCAAAGGgccttggggagggagggagttcACAGGCTTATTTTGAAAAGCATTTGCTGTTCCTGACATTTGCCACCAGAGGGCAAGTCACCACATCAGTCTCCTTCTCACTGGGTGAGGTCAGGCTTCCCAGGCTTCCAACAGGGAAAAGTTAGGTGTGTAAAGTGAGAGGCAGAGGCATCTAAGTGCCTGAGTCTCACAGAGGGCTTGTTTTCGAGGCCTCCCTCTAGGCTGTACAGCTGGGGCTCCTAAGCCCTGCAACCCTGACCCGAGGGCCACAGCTGTGCTCTCTGCACAGAGGATGCCTTCTGACGTCCAGGCTGAGAAGCTGCTAGGAGCCTGCTGGGTGGTCAGGCTCTAGCACCTACAGGTGATTCCAACCTTCTGCTTTTTGTGTTTGGGGGGAGGCGGACGGTCAGAGTGGGGAGCCCAGGACATCCATCCCAGCCCAGCTACTGAGGAGAGGAATTCCCAGGGGCCCTTTGGTAGGGAAGCTGAGGAGGCTGCAGAGCTATACTATTTTAGTTGGTTTATCTGACAAATAAGCTAAAGTCATAGTGGTTTCAAGTGATAAGTTTGCTTCTCCTGCAAATAAAGCCTAAAACAGATGTTCCTGATGAGCAGGCAGGTCCCCTCCAAGTGGGGAATCAGGAACCCACCCCTTATGTAGGGCCTCCATCATCAGAAGGCTAGAGGGTGGGAAGGGTGTTGGGAGAAGGCCCACTGCCCAGGGCTTCACACAGTATCTCTGCTCACACCCCACAGATACAAGCAAGCCTATGTTCTTTCCTAATGctagggtgggggctgggaaatGTAGCCAGGCCTGGGCAGGTGCCCCCAAGGCACCTCTCCCCTGGGAAGGTGGACGGCCAGACCCCAAATTGTCCACATTGTACCTACAGAAATTACTTCTAACAGATTATTATTCTAGAACAATGTTTGCCAGATTTGCTTAATTTTAGacccatggagggagaaggcaatggcaacccactccagtactcttgcctggagaatcccagggacaggggagcctggtgggatgccatctatgggttcacacagagttggacacgactgaagcgactttgcagcagaagcagcagcagcagcagcagacccatgGAGAATGCTTATTTAAAATAGAATCCTTGGGTCTGTTTCCTGGACACTCTGGATTGGCCATCTGCATGGGGGCGTGGAGTGGGTGCCTTTACCAAGCTCTCCCTCCAGGAAGCCATCCTGCCCTGTCTACAGAGGGAGCCTCTACCCCCtgccctgacccaggggtgggaaGCCAGGCCAACCTTCTCTCTGTTGTCATGGTGACTCTTGGGACTATGGGGCCAGCTCCTGGGTATGACCCAAGGGAGGCTGGTCCTGAACCAGCCCtgcagcccccgcccccaccattgTGACTACTCCACAGCTCAGCCCTGGGAGGGATGGCTGTGAGTCACAGACACACCAAACAAGACCAGTCTGTGGCCAAGGTAGACCAAGCTGCCCTTGACCTCCCAAACCAAAGCACAGTGCCGCCCAGCCCCATCCAGGTGAAAAAGCAAACCTGTGTTTCTCTTCAACGGGGGCTAGGGGGTGGAGTGGAAGaagactctgtgtgtgtctttattaACATTAGAGGGCAGCACCAAGTCAGTAGTTCCTGTTTCTTACTAGAAAATCAACTATTAAACGGGTATTCAGTCTtagattttatgtatttgttatttattgatttgcctttgtttttttgCCACGACACCTTTGTCATGAATCTTGGGGAAGTGACACCAGATTTGTGGCCCGCATcagggaggcagggggagggaaTGCGTGGAGGAGTAAGAAGCAGAGTAAACCCCAGGCAGGAGCAGGGCCCCTGCACCCTAGAGTGGCGACTGGGGGCTCAGTGTCCTCAAAGACGGGGCTTTCTGTGCCAAAGGAAAGCAGCGTTTGGGAGACCCCGTGTGCTCAATCAGGGTCAGGCAACATCTGGCCACCAGCACAGGAGTGGGGCAGAGGCGCTCCAAGGCCAGAGCCGGCAAGGCTAACCCTGAATCAGGGAGGGCCGCGCCGAGCTGTCAGCTTCTAACCCACTTCCCCATCTAGAAGGCAGTCCAGCCTCACCTGCCTCCTAAGCCGGTGGGACAGCAGAGGTGAGACCTCCCTGTGGAGGCTTCAAGGCCCCAGCAGGTCTGAGTGTCACGCCTGAAGGTGCACTGGTCCCTGCACCCACATATACCACCCCCAGCGTTTGGGCAGGCCGGCAGGTCCTGCCTCCACCCTGACCCTTCTGAAGTGGGCCCAGGTCCCTGGGGGCTGAGGCATGTTTTGATGAATCAGTCCCTCTGTGCAGTGAGGGGCCTGTCTCTCCTCACTGCCTtgttgttcaggcgctcagttgtgtccgaccctgtgaccccatgaactgcagcacaccaggcttccctgtccttcactatctcccagagtttgctcaaactcatgagccaatcatgccatccaaccatcacatcctctgtcgcccccttctcctcctgccttcagtctttcccagcatcagggtcttttccaatgaattggcttttcgcatcaggtggccaaagtgttgaagcttcagcctaggcatcagttcttccaatgaatatttggggttgattttcttcaggattgactggtttgatttccttgctgtccaagaaactctgaagagtcttctccagcaccacagttcagaagcatcaattcttcagcattcatccttccttatggcccaactctcacatccgtacatgactactggaaaaaccatagctttgactatacagacctttgtcagcaaagtgatgtatctgctttttaatactctgtctaggtttgtcatagctttccttccaaggagcaagggccttttaatttcatggctgcagtcaccatctgcagtgaagatttttggagcccaagaaaacagtcaGCCCATTTCCACGTCGCCGCTTTGTCCACCTACACGTTCCCTCCTCAGAAGGCTCGGTGGTCTGCTCCAGAACAGCTTGCCAAAGCTCCCTCAGGCTGCTGTTCACCCTCAGGGCGCTCCTACCACCTGACAGCAGAAGCTGTATGTCAGCTGTTCATCCCGCCCTCAGTACAGGGTGTGAGCTCCCGTGGCCCAGGCTACTGTTCGTGTGGGTCCCACACCGACAGACCTGCCCAGTGAGCTTACGAATGAGCAGACGGCAGGCAGCCCTCACTCCCCTCCTCTGGGCGGAGCTGGGTGGGCCTGGCCTCAAGCCCTCTCCCCACTGACCTCGCTCAGTGCACTGTCTGGCCTGGGTCCAGTCCGTAGAAAGGGCAAAAGCAATAATAGCTTCTTTTTGTCTGCTGCCCCAGGAGGGCACCTGCCTTTTGATCCATGTTTCCAAACTGCTCTTTGGCATCCacaataaagacattttctaaaCTGTTAGTGGTGGTTTTGAAACCTCCGGCCTTAAGGCTCCTGCCCATGTAGAGGTCCTGTGTACATCTCCATTTGGTTTCCTTAATCACGGCAATACTTGGGCTCAGTGGACTTTTCCTGTCCTCCCTAGTGGTCACAGGGGCTTCGAGCCTCCGCTCCCACCCTGGGCTATCTGGTACAGGTCTCTCTCTTTTGTGTTCCAGCCGTGATCCCCCTGACGGATTCGGAGCACAAGTTGCTGCCTCTGCACTTTGCCGTGGAccctgggaaggactgggagtgGGGGAAAGATGACAATGATAACGCCCGGCTGGCCCAGTAAGACCCTACTCtgtgcccctccctccccaccagtgCCACTCGAGGCAGGCTGTTGCTGGGTTTCCCGGGGAGGGCCTGGGTGAGGCACCCCTGCTCCTAGTAGCTGGCTGGCCGGCTGCCCTGCCGGTGGGAGGGGTCCATGCGGGCAGGCTGGGGCGCATCTCACTTGCTGTTCCTCTCTCACTAGCCTGATCCTGTCTCTAGAAGCCAAGCTGAACCTTCTGCACAGCTACATGAATGTGACGTGGATCCGGATCCCCTCCGAGACCAGGGTGAGCTTGGCGCGAGCCAGGACAGACCAGCACGCACTCTCAGCTTGGGGTGGGCAGGCAGGGTGCACCCTCCCCCACGCGGGGCCCCCTAATGCTGGCTTTCATCCTGCCTACGGTCTTGGAAGCCCCAGCTCCAGCTGAAACACGTGTCTGTGCTCCTGTGTGCTTGCGGGTCTGGGCATAGGCGTGCGCTCCGACTAAAGGAGTTTTTCTCCCCTTATTTTCTCCAGGAGAGGCATGAACACACCCTCAAAATAAACCGTAGACAAGTCACAACACAAAACTGTCTCTGCCGAGATGGGAACATGATGTGCTGCCATGGAGCAGAATAAATTATAAGCCTGTGTGTTGGTCCTTGAAAAGGCAGGGAACCAAGGCACGATTCCTCTGCACTTCTCTTCTCTCCCCCCTGGGAGGGTAGAGCTGTGAGAAAGGGGGCTGGTGCCCCACTTGCCCCCCCTGCCTCTGGTTAAGACCATGCTGGCCCTGCCTCCAGATGTTAAGAATGATTTGCTTTAAGTATCTGGCTGATGTTTTTGTGCCCTCACTTTCCTGTAGTGAAATCTCAggaaaggggatttttttttaaagcttacaaATAATTGCCCCCCCAGACATCAGTTTAATTAAGCATAAAGTGGGGCCCATAACTAATAGTTTTGAAGTTTCCATGAAGAAGGCAAGGAGggcagtgcccagcacacagccAGCAGGTACCGAGGACAAGTTGGCACTGCTCAGAGTGCCTCTGTACTTCAGCCTTTATTCCTGTCTAATTTTCACAGGGCTCCCTGATGCAGGCCCTGATACCCATATGGCGCAAGTGACAGTCAGTGGCAGTCTGGTTCCAGAGTCCAGCTGCCTGGACTACATGACGCGGCTGTGGGTGTTCTCTTCTAGGGCCCACGAGGGCTGTGAAGGCAGCAACTCCAGATCGAGGATCAGGAGACTCAGGCTGGGACACAGCTCAGGCTTGGGACAGTCAGGCTGGAGGCAACACCAAGGGGGTGGGGGTCTGCCTCCTGCGGCAGCAAGGGGAAGGCTGATCTCTAACCTCCTCCCTTTcctgccctccctctcctctgcagGCCCCTCTGGCGCAGCCAGAGTCCCCAACGGCCTCAGCAGGGGAAGACGTGCAGTCCCTGGCCGACTCACTGGACTCGGACCGAGACTCAGTGTGCAGCAACTCCAACAGCAATAACGGCAAGAACGGCAAGGACAAGGACAAGGAGAAGCAGCGCAAGGACAAGGACAAGACCCGCGCGGACTCTGTGGCCAACAAGCTGGGCAGCTTCAGCAAGACACTGGGCATCAAGCTGAAGAAGAACATGGGCGGCCTGGGCGGCCTGGTGCACGGCAAGATGAGCCGCGCCAACTCCGCCAACGGCAAGCACGGCGACGCGCCCGAGCGCGGCAAGGAGAAGAAGGCCAAGGCGCGCAAGGGCAGCAAGGAGGAGTCGGGCGCTTCAGCCAGTACGTCACCCTCGGAGAAGACCACGCCATCGCCGACGGACAAGGCAGTGGGCGCGTCGCCGGCCGATAAGGGCGGCGGGCCCCGCGGCGACGCCTGGAAGTACAGCACAGATGTGAAGCTGAGCCTCAACATCCTGCGCGCCGCCATGCAGGGCGAGCGCAAGTTCATCTTCGCCGGCCTGCTGCTCACCAGCCACCGGCACCAGTTCCACGAGGAGATGATCGGTTACTACCTGACCAGCGCGCAGGAGCGCTTCAGCGCAGAGCAGGAGCAGCGGCGCCGCGACGCCGCTGCCGCTGCAGCTACCGCCGCCGCAGCAGCCTCCACGGCCAAGCGGCCGCAGCGCAGGCCAGAGGCGGAGGGCGCGCCCGGCCCCGAACGCGCCTCACCAGGCCCGCAGGGAGGGCAGCCCACGCAGCTGGTGCTCAAGCTCAAGGAGCGCCCAAGCCCGGGGCCCGGAACCAGCTCCCGGGCAGCACGGGCGGCGGCAGGCGGTTCGGCTTCCCCAGGCCCCGGCGGCAGCTCAAGGCGCACGGGCGCCAGCGGACCGGTCCCCGGCCGCAGCCCCCCGGCGCCGGGGCGCCAGAGCATCATTCACGTGCAGGCGGCGGGCGCGCGGGACGAGCCGTGCGTCCCAGCTGTAGGCGCGCTGCGGCCGTGCGCCACGTACCCGCAGCAGAACCGCTCACTGTCATCACAGAGCTACAGCCCGGCGCGCGCCGCCGCCTTGCGCACAGTCAACACGGTAGAGTCGCTGGCGCGCGCCGTCCCAGGAGCCCTACCCGGGGCGGCAGGTGCGGCCGAGCCCAAGTCGCAGACCTACACCAACGGCTTCGGCGCGGCGCGCGACGGCCTGGAGTTCGCCGACGCCGACGCGCCGGCTGCGCGCTCGAACGGTGAGGGCAGCCGGGGCGGCCCGGGTGCGGGCCCCGCGCAGAGGCGCTGCCAGCGCGAGAACTGCGCGTTCTACGGGCGCGCCGAGACCGAGCACTACTGCTCGTACTGCTACCGCGAGGAGCTGCGGCGGCGGCGCGAGGCACGCGCGGCCCGGCCCTGAGCGCGCGGCCCGGCCCTACCGCCGGGCTGTCCTCTCCAAGATGTCGGTGTCTCCTCTGCGCCCTGGTCCACCGGGAGGCCGGCGATCCTCTGTCCGTGCTGTGTACGTGTTTGGTCAAACGTTCCTAATGGTGCCTGAACCTACACTGACGCCACTCAGGTAGTAGACGGATAGGAAACAAGTCATACTGTTGGAAGTGGGTGTGCTAGCTAGCATCTGCCTCGTACCTGTGGAAACTCAATAGCCATTGCAAGGGTATTTTTGTTCCTCgataagagaaataaagaaatttgCAGCCCTTTGTTTTTAGAAGGGAGTGttttacatgcttttttttttttttttttttttttgctttttttttccctaacccGGCGACTGACCTCTTTCATGTAGCGGTCACCTGCGTGCAATCATTGCCACCCAGGGTTTCGAGGCGAACGCGCGGCCCTGGGACTGCGGTGGCGGCTCTGCCTCGGGCTTCCACCTGTGCCCTTCCAGGGGCCCTGGAGGACAGGGCGCTCGGCCGCCCACTGGCGCCCTGGTGGTCTCTCTGGCCCCTTAGG
Proteins encoded in this window:
- the OTUD7A gene encoding OTU domain-containing protein 7A translates to MVSSLLPNPTSAECWAALLHDPMTLDMDAVLSDFVRSTGAEPGLARDLLEGKNWDLTAALSDYEQLRQVHTANLPPVFNEGRCPKQPEREPPPPGHTAERPCLPRQDDIAQEKRLSRGISHASSAIVSLARSHVASECSSEQFPLEMPIYTFQLPDLSVYSEDFRSFVERDLIEQATMVALEQAGRLNWWSTVCTSCKRLLPLATTGDGNCLLHAASLGMWGFHDRDLVLRKALYTMMRTGAEREALKRRWRWQQTQQNKESGLVYTEEEWEREWTELLKLASSEPRTHFSKNGGSGGGMDNAEDPVYESLEEFHVFVLAHILRRPIVVVADTMLRDSGGEAFAPIPFGGIYLPLEVPPNRCHCSPLVLAYDQAHFSALVSMEQRDQQREQAVIPLTDSEHKLLPLHFAVDPGKDWEWGKDDNDNARLAHLILSLEAKLNLLHSYMNVTWIRIPSETRAPLAQPESPTASAGEDVQSLADSLDSDRDSVCSNSNSNNGKNGKDKDKEKQRKDKDKTRADSVANKLGSFSKTLGIKLKKNMGGLGGLVHGKMSRANSANGKHGDAPERGKEKKAKARKGSKEESGASASTSPSEKTTPSPTDKAVGASPADKGGGPRGDAWKYSTDVKLSLNILRAAMQGERKFIFAGLLLTSHRHQFHEEMIGYYLTSAQERFSAEQEQRRRDAAAAAATAAAAASTAKRPQRRPEAEGAPGPERASPGPQGGQPTQLVLKLKERPSPGPGTSSRAARAAAGGSASPGPGGSSRRTGASGPVPGRSPPAPGRQSIIHVQAAGARDEPCVPAVGALRPCATYPQQNRSLSSQSYSPARAAALRTVNTVESLARAVPGALPGAAGAAEPKSQTYTNGFGAARDGLEFADADAPAARSNGEGSRGGPGAGPAQRRCQRENCAFYGRAETEHYCSYCYREELRRRREARAARP